Part of the Nostoc sp. ATCC 53789 genome, AACCACCACGCAACCGCAGAATCCCGATCGCTAGAGTAGTACCTTTGGGTGGTAACTGATCCAAATTGGTGAGATTTTCTAAAACAATACGCGGTTTTTCCAATACCAAGCGATTAGTAGCAAAAGTGTTATCCTGTCCTGGGTCTACACCATGAGTATCAATCCCTACCCCAGCAATTTGCCGTTCCTTCAATAAGAATTGAGTCGCATCGCTACCAAACCCTGGAAAATGAGCAATACCTTGAGCATCATGATTTAGAAATGCACTTTTATCAAACCACTTTTTTTGCCAACCAGTATTCAGTATAACTACGCAGCCTTGAGAAATCTCACCGTATTCTTCTTCCCAAGCCACAATATCAGCAATAGTCAGGGCATAATCAGAATTCACGGCTGTGGCTTGGCGAATATCTATAACCACCGCAGGTACAACCAGAGATTGGGCGGGGTATTGGTCAATTCCCATACTATAGCTATGGAAGCTGTTAGGAGCGTTGATATGGGTAGCACTATGTTCCCCCAAGGCTAAACGTCGGAGGTAATAGCCATCATTATTTAGTTCAGCCACAGTTTCAAATTCTACTGTGGGATCTCCAGGCCACTGGGGAATATCTATGTCAATCACGTGACTTAGATGAATAACGCGTGTGTAGGTGATACTATTTTGACCTTGGGGTTGTATCATCCCAGCCTTCTACTTTACTTATATACAGAGATTTGTTTTAAAGGTGCGATCGCCTGGGTTGGGCTATGCCGACGCAAAGATAATGCTACCATTACAGAGTAATTAAAGTGTAATATTTCTAATCCTAACCCTCCATAATAGTACAAATAATCCCCCCAATTCCTGTAAATTTTAGGTTTTTGGGGGGTCAAATGTTGCAGCAAAAAGTGAATTAATCTTAGTTAACAACCAATAGGTTAACTTTTTGGTTAAGAAAAGATTAAAGTTGTATTTATGTTGAAGGTTGCTCATGTAGTGGAATCATGATGACAAACTCTGCACCTTCTCCTGGTGCTGAAATACACTGGATTTGTCCGCCATGTTTTTGGACAACAATTTGGTAGCTAATTGATAATCCCATACCCGTGCCTTTACCCACGGGTTTTGTAGTAAAGAAGGGGTCAAATAAACGTTTGCGTACTTCTTCTGTCATGCCTGGGCCATTGTCGGCAAAGCCAATGATTACACGGTCTTCTTTGATAAGGGTACGAATGCGAATCTGAGGAGAAGTCATTTGTCCTTGGTCGTTTGTCCTTTGTTTAGAGTTATTTACTAATGACAAATGACTAGTGACAAATGACTCTTCTAAAACATCGATCGCATTTGCCAGCAAATTCATAAACACCTGATTCATCTGTCCAGCGTGACAGACTACTGGTGGTAGATTGCCATAGTCTCGGATTACTTGGATTTCGGGATATCCTGGTTTGGCTTTCAGACGATTTTGCAACAGCAGTAAGGTGCTATCAATACCTTCATGAAGATTTACTGCTTTCGTGCCGTCTTCATCAAGGCGAGAAAAATTGCGTAAAGATAGGACTATCTGCCGAATGCGTTCGGCTCCCATATTCATAGAATCCAGAATTTTAGGCAAATCTTGCTTGAGAAAGTCTAAATCTATGTTGTAGATTTGTTCGTGAATTTCTGGTGTTGGTGGGCAGTAACTCTGTTGATAAAGTTCTACCAAGTGCAATAAATCTTTGGTATATTCACGGGCGTGGCTAATATTGCCGTAGATAAAATTGACGGGATTATTGATTTCGTGGGCAATACCTGCAACCAATTGTCCCAAACTGGACATTTTTTCGGTTTGAATGAGTTGCGCTTGAGTGTGTTGAAGTTCTAGTAATGCTGCTTCTAGTTGTTGGGCTTTGTCTTGGGCTGTTTGAGCAGCAATGCGGCTTTGGGTGTAGAGTTTAGCTTGGTCAATAGCGATCGCTATTTGAACTGTAACTGCCTGTAGTAATTCTACTTCGTTGTCTAGCCAGGGCCGGAAGCCACCACAAGAACCACAGCTAAATGTGCCTATTTCGCCAGATTTGGTGTGTACAGGTAGTGACATAAAGGCAGTGAAACCAAAATCCTGCAAAAATAGTTGTGCAGTGCAATCGCTTACAGTCTCAACATCATTAATACGGATAATTTCTCTATTCAAGGTTTTGGCTGCGATGAGTTCGATTTCTGCACTAGTTGCTTCTTGATCGTCAAGCAGACAGGGTAAAAAGGAACTTTTCGCTTCGTATACTTTTTCCCAATGGGTAACTTCAGTGTCTTGCCGATACCAAAAGAAGGCGCAGCGATCGATCTGGAATAAGTCACGGATCTCCCGCACTGCGGTTTCCACAATGTAATTGAGATCCAAGGAAGCTCGAATCTGGTTAGAAAGACGATTGAGTAATGCTTCCCGTTGGGCACATTCTCTGAGTGCAACTTCTGCTTGTTTGCGATCGGTGGTGTCATAGCAAATACCAACGAAGTTTACAATATTACCATTGGCATCTCTAATAGCAGATGAGTTGCTTGTATGCCATCGCCAACTACCATTTTTGTGTTTTACTCGATATTCAATTGCGTCTTGCTTTTGGGTTGTTGTCGCAATTCTTTGGAAATAATCTGCACAAATAGACACATCGTCAGGATGCACAAAGGGAACAAAAGATTGACCTTCAACCTCTGCAATCTCATGCCCAAAAATTTCAGTCCAGTTTGGAGAAACGTAAGAAAATATCCCCTCAAGGGTCAGGGCAAAAATAACGTTATTGGCATTTTCAATAATGGTGCGAAACTTGGCATCGCTTTCTATTAATGCTGTTTGTGCTTTTTCGCTGGTGTCGTGGACAAGAACTATGATTTGCTGGTCTGGTAACGGCAATAACTTAGCTTCAAAATTATTATTCCCTTGTGGGAGCGGTAAGGTATATTTGAAACTGACTGAAGATTGAGTTTCTAGTACTTGAGTTATTGCTTGCTGAAAGCGATCGCATATAGCAGTTGGTAGGCATTCTCGCAAACTCTTACCCTGACAATCTTTTGTTGAAATGTATGGGTTCTCAATCTTTCCTGGTTTGTAATCCAGAATACTTCCATCAGCATTGATACGAAAGTACAAATCAGGAAGCACTTGCAAAATCGCTGTAAATTCTGATGTTCTTTGGCGTAACTGTGATTCAACTACTTGGCGTTTTGCAATTTCAGCTTGTAGTTGCTTTTGTGCTTTTTTTAATTCTGCCGCCTGTTTTTGTTCTGTTAATTGACGGAGACGACGAGATGAATTTGTAGATGCCGAGCAGTTTTTTCTTAGGGTAGGTCGCACTTCTGTTACATCCACACAATAACCGATGTAACCCGCAAAGCTTCCATCTGCTGAAAATCGTGGCGCAGCTGTATCTAAAATCCAGCGATATTTGCCATCAGACCGACGCAGGCGATATTGCCTTTGGAAAGAATTATACGTTGCAAATGCTTTTAAGTATATATTCTTACATTGTTGTCTATCTTCTGGATGGACGCTACAAGCCCAGATATGGCTTATCTCTTCTCCTCGAGCAGATGCAGGTCCGCCTTTTGTTAGATGGGTTCCAGTAAATTCCAGCCAATTTGAATTTAAGTAACAATAAAGTGCATTGCATCCAGCCATCCAAATCATCAGAGGAGAAGTGTCTGCCTGCTGGCAAAATACTTTTTCATCCTGTTGTATTACTTCCTCTTGAACCATGATTTGGTTAATGTAGCTCTGCACCTTTTTGGAAAACACTTTTGCCTGCCTGCTCTGCCTAAATTATTAAGGTAATATGTCTGAAAATAGAATTTGTTAATAAAGGGATATCATCTTGATTGCGGCCTGTTATTTTATCTTAATACTTTATTTATTTTTATATCTCCAACAATTGCTTTTCTCTTGTAAATAAATTAAAAAAATGCTGAAGTTATCATTAAGATTAACTTCATGATTTTTGGTGAAATTTAAAATATTCATCTGTCAGGAAAATTATTCAACTATGTTTATTCTTAAAGTTATCTTTAAATTCATCTGAGCTATGTAATCACATAGCTAAAAAGCTTATTTAGCTTCATAAAAACTATATGAGTCGCTATGAGGCAATTACATCTTTATCAGAAATTCATAATAATCGGTAAT contains:
- a CDS encoding cyclase family protein, producing MIQPQGQNSITYTRVIHLSHVIDIDIPQWPGDPTVEFETVAELNNDGYYLRRLALGEHSATHINAPNSFHSYSMGIDQYPAQSLVVPAVVIDIRQATAVNSDYALTIADIVAWEEEYGEISQGCVVILNTGWQKKWFDKSAFLNHDAQGIAHFPGFGSDATQFLLKERQIAGVGIDTHGVDPGQDNTFATNRLVLEKPRIVLENLTNLDQLPPKGTTLAIGILRLRGGSGSPVGVLALVP
- a CDS encoding PAS domain S-box protein — translated: MFSKKVQSYINQIMVQEEVIQQDEKVFCQQADTSPLMIWMAGCNALYCYLNSNWLEFTGTHLTKGGPASARGEEISHIWACSVHPEDRQQCKNIYLKAFATYNSFQRQYRLRRSDGKYRWILDTAAPRFSADGSFAGYIGYCVDVTEVRPTLRKNCSASTNSSRRLRQLTEQKQAAELKKAQKQLQAEIAKRQVVESQLRQRTSEFTAILQVLPDLYFRINADGSILDYKPGKIENPYISTKDCQGKSLRECLPTAICDRFQQAITQVLETQSSVSFKYTLPLPQGNNNFEAKLLPLPDQQIIVLVHDTSEKAQTALIESDAKFRTIIENANNVIFALTLEGIFSYVSPNWTEIFGHEIAEVEGQSFVPFVHPDDVSICADYFQRIATTTQKQDAIEYRVKHKNGSWRWHTSNSSAIRDANGNIVNFVGICYDTTDRKQAEVALRECAQREALLNRLSNQIRASLDLNYIVETAVREIRDLFQIDRCAFFWYRQDTEVTHWEKVYEAKSSFLPCLLDDQEATSAEIELIAAKTLNREIIRINDVETVSDCTAQLFLQDFGFTAFMSLPVHTKSGEIGTFSCGSCGGFRPWLDNEVELLQAVTVQIAIAIDQAKLYTQSRIAAQTAQDKAQQLEAALLELQHTQAQLIQTEKMSSLGQLVAGIAHEINNPVNFIYGNISHAREYTKDLLHLVELYQQSYCPPTPEIHEQIYNIDLDFLKQDLPKILDSMNMGAERIRQIVLSLRNFSRLDEDGTKAVNLHEGIDSTLLLLQNRLKAKPGYPEIQVIRDYGNLPPVVCHAGQMNQVFMNLLANAIDVLEESFVTSHLSLVNNSKQRTNDQGQMTSPQIRIRTLIKEDRVIIGFADNGPGMTEEVRKRLFDPFFTTKPVGKGTGMGLSISYQIVVQKHGGQIQCISAPGEGAEFVIMIPLHEQPST